In Hyphomicrobiales bacterium, a single window of DNA contains:
- a CDS encoding sulfur globule protein CV1 yields the protein MKNLLKATALAGVLGLSALSLTSGDAQAWWGGPWGGGPWGGGPWNGNGWGNGDFSMNFSGRGNGNGYGYGHPGGYYGGYPGYYGGGYAPYGYGAPYGYAPPPPPPMPAPAAPAAPAAPAAPAAPEAPAQ from the coding sequence ATCAAGAATCTTCTGAAGGCGACGGCTCTGGCCGGTGTGCTCGGCTTGTCCGCGCTCTCGCTGACCTCGGGCGATGCCCAGGCTTGGTGGGGCGGTCCCTGGGGCGGTGGCCCGTGGGGCGGTGGTCCTTGGAATGGCAACGGCTGGGGCAATGGCGACTTCAGCATGAACTTCTCGGGTCGCGGCAACGGCAACGGCTACGGCTATGGCCATCCGGGCGGTTACTACGGTGGTTATCCGGGCTACTACGGTGGCGGCTATGCCCCGTATGGCTACGGCGCTCCGTACGGCTATGCCCCGCCCCCGCCGCCGCCGATGCCGGCCCCGGCTGCTCCGGCGGCCCCGGCTGCTCCGGCTGCTCCGGCGGCCCCTGAGGCTCCGGCCCAGTAA